The following coding sequences are from one Humulus lupulus chromosome X, drHumLupu1.1, whole genome shotgun sequence window:
- the LOC133806731 gene encoding uncharacterized protein LOC133806731 produces the protein MGRLNFEGLRNLHNSANDLLLVQQCSLVVDYKRQEKRVDEVSEASLRMLEVCGVSKDVLLLVKEHLQHLQFTLRRLSIGELTNIENKISDYNRYRKKLKKETLNCLNSLKQVVVVVVPSSVKNDNLSVVVDVLREVRVTTISIVESLFSLIDKPWLGLDQIKSAKTSSFLGYSKFKRVSNNNTGQSLYDIYDSMELRSADKRLVAVKITIDCIEVELESIIRRLIQTRVSLLNILTN, from the coding sequence atgggACGGTTGAACTTTGAGGGTTTGAGAAACTTACACAACTCTGCAAACGACCTATTACTAGTTCAACAGTGTTCTCTGGTGGTGGACTATAAACGACAAGAGAAAAGGGTTGACGAGGTTTCAGAAGCATCTTTGAGAATGTTGGAGGTTTGTGGTGTTTCGAAAGATGTTCTCTTACTCGTGAAAGAACATCTCCAACATCTTCAGTTCACGTTGCGCCGATTAAGCATTGGAGAACTGACCAATATCGAGAACAAAATCTCAGACTACAATCGTTACAGAAAGAAGTTGAAGAAAGAGACTCTCAATTGCTTGAACTCCCTCAAGCAGGTCGTCGTCGTTGTCGTTCCATCGTCAGTAAAAAACGACAATCTTTCTGTTGTCGTTGATGTGTTGAGGGAAGTGAGAGTGACCACTATCTCCATCGTTGAGTCTCTGTTCTCACTCATTGACAAGCCCTGGCTAGGGCTTGACCAGATCAAATCCGCCAAAACGTCGTCGTTTCTTGGTTACTCTAAGTTCAAGCGTGTGAGTAATAATAATACGGGACAGAGTTTGTACGACATATATGATTCGATGGAGCTTCGTAGTGCTGATAAGAGATTGGTAGCTGTGAAGATAACTATCGATTGTATTGAGGTGGAATTGGAGAGTATTATCAGGCGTTTGATCCAAACAAGAGTTTCACTTCTAAACATActtactaattaa